The following coding sequences are from one Humulus lupulus chromosome X, drHumLupu1.1, whole genome shotgun sequence window:
- the LOC133806441 gene encoding uncharacterized protein LOC133806441 produces MSQLPPQRATGVTINKPTGAPRPVAASAPPGNGKKKATEPILESSDENNTNFTLLDSLPIPFHLFDGDDMLAERAFDLYTKSTSKKKSHRCQFGEGCSNQPAKKPRTDDPPASTPTKETTPPPAPTRKLTPPTLTNPDPSSPVGQTPPPAPVDPMPPTSTIQ; encoded by the exons ATGTCACAACTTCCTCCTCAGAGGGCAACTGGGGTGACCATCAACAAGCCAACTGGTGCCCCTCGACCTGTTGCTGCATCGGCCCCTCCAGGGAAcggaaagaagaaggccacagagcctattcttgagtcatCGGACGAGAACAATACTAATTTTACGCTTTTAGATAGCCTGCCTATTCCCTTTCACCTCTTCgatggggacg ACATGCTTGCAGAACGTGCCTTCGACTTGTACACCAAGTCAACGAGCAAGAAAAAGTCTCACAGGTGCCAGTTTGGGGAGGGCTGCAGCAATCAACCCGCGAAGAAGCCTCGAACAGACGACCCCCCTGCGTCTACTCCAACAaaggagacaactcctccaccagctcctaccagGAAGTTGACTCCTCCAACTTTAACAAACCCAGATCCTTCGTCTCCAGTTGGACAGACTCCTCCTCCGGCTCCAGTCGACCCTATGCCTCCAACATCCACCATCCAGTAG